GCGCAGCCGGCGGCCTCCGCGAAGCCCGCGGCGTCCGCACAGCCGGCGGCGTCAGCGCAGCCGGCGGCCTTCAGCTGGGACGTGCCCCGGGTGCTGGAGTGGGTGGAGGTGCCGGGGGTGATTCGGGCCGACGGCATCCCGGTGAAGCTGCGCTCGGTGAAGAGCGCGGAGAAGCCCCAGGTCATCCTCCAGCACCTGGTGGACCGCTTCGAGGCGGCGGGCTTCTACATTCCTCCGGACAAGCACCGCACCCAGTGGTTCCAGGAGCCGCAACTCACCGCGCTGGATACGGAGCGGTTCATCTCCTACACCTTCGTACTGCAGCCCAACCCGGATGGGACCACCACGGTGGTGCTGGGCGAGGCCAACCTGGGCCTGGCCCGGCGCGAGCAGGGCGCCTTCGCCCCCGTCTTCCCCGGGGGGACGGACCTGATGCAGAGCGAGATGGAGGGCGCACGCACCATGACGTACTTGGCGTCGGCCGAGCCGGCGAAGGTGCGGGACTTCTACGGGGCGGAGCTGCGCGGGGCGGGGTTCTCCGAGACGTCCGAGGGGACGTGGCGCCGCGGCGGCGAGGAGCTGCGGGTGTCGGTGCGCCCCGTCAAGCAAGGCCGCGTGGCGGTCATCATCCTGCGCCGCACCGTCCTCGAGGACGTGCTGGAGCAGGACGTCCAGCAAGGCCCCCAGCCCGCCCGCTCGCGGCCCGAGCAGGGCCAGCGCTGAGCCCGGCGGCGGGGGGCTCCCGCTCCGTTCGGAAGCGTCGCTGGGAGGCGTCCGGTACGCTTGCGGATTGAAGCGCTTGCGGGCCCGTGTTACGGCCGGATGTCATGAGCGACACCGGCACACCCCCCAAGGACTACAAGGACTCGGTCAATCTCCCGAAGACGGAGTTCCCCATGAAGGGGAACCTGGCCCAGCTGGAGCCCAAGATGCTCGGCTGGTGGGCGGAGAAGGGGATCTGGGCGAAGATTCTCGAGCGGCGCGCGGCCGCCGAGCCCTTCGTGCTGACGGACGGGCCCCCGTACGCCAACGGCCACATCCACGCGGGCCACGCGCTCAACAAGATCCTCAAGGACATCGTCGTCAAGTACCGCAACCTGGCCGGCCGCCGGTGCGACTACATCCCCGGCTGGGACACCCACGGTCTGCCGATTGAACAGGCGGTGGAGAAGCGGCTGAAGGACAAGAAGATCGACAAGCGCACGCTGGACCGGGACGCCTTCCTGGAGCAGTGCCGCGCGTACGCGACGGAGTTCATCGACATCCAGCGCACCGAGTTCAAGCGCCTGGGCGTCCTGGGTGACTGGGAGCATCCGTACCGCACGCTCGACTTCTCCTACGAAGCGCAGGAGATCCGCGAGCTGGCCACGTTCGCCAGGCGGGGCATGCTCTACCGGCGCAAGAAGCCGGTGTACTTCTGCGTGACCGACCAGACGGCGCTGGCCGAGGCCGAGGTGGAGTACGAGGACCACTCGAGCCCCTCCGTGTACGTGGCCTTCCCGGCGGGCCCCGAGGTGGCCGAGAAGGTGCCCAAGCTGAAGGGGAAGAACGTCTCCTTCGTCATCTGGACCACCACGCCCTGGACGCTGCCGGCCAACCTCGCCATCGCGATGAACGGCGAGTACGAGTACGTGTTCTACACGCTGGGCGAGCGCGTCATCTGCGTGGCCAAGGACCTGCTGCCCAAGGTGCTGGCCGAGGTGAAGGCGGACGAGCTGGCGGTGAAGAGCGCGAAGCTGCCGGGCGGTGAGGAAGTCGCCGCGGCCTCGCTGGTGGACCCCGAGCGGATCGTCGCCTACGCGCGCGGAGAGGAGCTGGAGGGCTGCACCTACCGGCACGTCTTCTACGAGCGGCAGGGGAAGATCCTCCTGGGCGAGCATGTGACGCTGGATGCCGGTACGGGCCTGGTGCACACGGCGCCGGGACACGGCCAGGAGGACTACGAGGTGGGCCTGAAGTACGGGCTCGACATCTACAACCCGGTGCGCCTGGACGGCCGCTACGACGAGAGCGTGGGCCCGTTGCTGACGGGCAAGAAGGTCTTCGAGGCCAACCCCCTCGTCATCGAGCTGCTGGCCGAGAAGGGCGTGCTGCTCAACGACAAGTCGGACAAGGTCGAGCACAGCTACCCGCACTGCTGGCGCTGCCACAACCCGGTCATCCTGAGCGCGACGTTCCAGTGGTTCATCCCGCTGGACAAGCCGGTGCAGGGAGACACGTCGTACCGGCAGCAGGTGCTCAACGAGGTGGACCGCGTGCAGTGGGTGCCCTCGTGGGGGCACAGCCGCATCCGGGGCATGCTGGAGACGCGGCCGGACTGGTGCATCAGCCGCCAGCGCACCTGGGGCGTGCCCATCCCCATCGCGTACTGCGAGGGGTGCGACGAGTCCGTCATCTCCGCGGAGCTGATGGAGAAGGTGGCGGACGCGGTGGAGAAGGAGGGCGCGGGCGTGTGGTACCGCACGCCGGTGAAGGAGTTCCTGCCCGCGGGCTACACGTGCCAGAAGTGCGGCAAGGCGGAGTTCCGCCGCGAGACGGACATCCTGGACGTGTGGTTCGACTCGGCGTGCGCGTTCAGCGCGGTGTCCGAGCGGCGGCAGCGGGTGCCGGCGGACCTGTTCCTCGAGGGCAGTGATCAGCACCGGGGCTGGTTCCACTCGTCCATCCTGGTGGCGGTGGGCACGCGCAACATGTCGCCCTACAAGACGTGCCTGACGCACGGCTTCGTGGTGGACGGCAAGGGCGAGAAGATGAGCAAGAGCCTCGGCAACACCGTGGCGCCGGAGAAGCTCATCCAGCAGTACGGCGCGGAGGTGCTGCGGCTGTGGGTGGCGAGCAGCGACTACCGCAACGACGTGCGCCTGTCGGATCAGATCATGAAGGGTCTGAGCGAGGGCTACCGGAAGATCCGCAACACCATCCGCTACGCGCTGAGCAACCTGTACGACTTCGAGCCGGAGCGGGACGCGGTGCCCGCGGACAAGCTGTTGCCGCTGGACACGTGGGCGCGAGGCCGGCTGGCGGAGGTGGTGGCGCGGGTGCGCAAGGCGTACGACGCCTACGAGTTCCACCTGGTGTACGCGACGGTGGTGGACTTCTGCGCGGGGGACCTGTCGGCGGTGTACTTCGACATCCTGAAGGACCGGCTGTACACGTCGAAGGCGACGGGCCACGCGCGGCGCAGCGCGCAGACGGTGCTGCACGAGGTGTCCACGGTGCTGCTGCAGTTGCTGGCGCCGGTGATGAGCTTCACCTCGGAGGAGGCGTGGCAGTACCTGCCGGGGAAGAAGGCGGAGAGCGTGTACCTGACGGACTTCCCGGAGCCGGCGGTGAAGCCGGACGCGGCGCTGTCCGAGCGGTACGAGAAGCTCTTCGCGGTGCGCGGCGCGGTGCAGGGCCTGCTGGAGGCGGCACGCCGGGACAAGATGATCGGCGCGTCGCTGGAGGCGCGGGTGGTGCTGAGCGCGAGCGGCAAGGCACTGGAGTTCCTCAAGACGAACGCGGCGGAGCTGCCGGGGCTGTTCATCGTGAGCCAGGTGGAGCTGGCGGACGCGGCGGGCGAGAAGGCGCAGGCGCTGAACGTGGCGCAGGCGCTGGGCGAGGACGTGAAGGCGGAGGTGCTGACGGCGAAGGGGGAGAAGTGCCCGCGCTGCTGGACCTACTCCGAGAAGGTGGCCTCGGGAGCGCCCGTCTGCGAGAAGTGCCAGGAAGCGCTGAGCTGAGCGCCTCCCGCGGTTCCATCCCCTCACTCCGTAACAACCCCTCTCCCGCCGGGAGAGGGACGGGGTGAGGGTATCGAGGACCCCGGGTTGAGCCAGGGGGGATGCAGGCAGGCGCCCGCATTCCATGGGCCCATGCACCTGCCCGCCCTGGCTCCTATCCTCGAAGGCATGTCCAAATCGAGGAACCCGCCGGTCGGCCGGCTGGCCAGACTCGGCAAGGTGGCCGCGCTCTCCGCGCGAGGCTCCGCCGGGCTGGCGGTCCGTGCCCTGCGCAAGGTCGCGGGCTCCGATACCCAGGAGACGGAGCGCTCCACGATCGGCCACTTCGTCCAGGTGCTCGGGGAGATGAAGGGCGCGGCGATGAAGCTCGGCC
The sequence above is drawn from the Archangium gephyra genome and encodes:
- the ileS gene encoding isoleucine--tRNA ligase, which translates into the protein MSDTGTPPKDYKDSVNLPKTEFPMKGNLAQLEPKMLGWWAEKGIWAKILERRAAAEPFVLTDGPPYANGHIHAGHALNKILKDIVVKYRNLAGRRCDYIPGWDTHGLPIEQAVEKRLKDKKIDKRTLDRDAFLEQCRAYATEFIDIQRTEFKRLGVLGDWEHPYRTLDFSYEAQEIRELATFARRGMLYRRKKPVYFCVTDQTALAEAEVEYEDHSSPSVYVAFPAGPEVAEKVPKLKGKNVSFVIWTTTPWTLPANLAIAMNGEYEYVFYTLGERVICVAKDLLPKVLAEVKADELAVKSAKLPGGEEVAAASLVDPERIVAYARGEELEGCTYRHVFYERQGKILLGEHVTLDAGTGLVHTAPGHGQEDYEVGLKYGLDIYNPVRLDGRYDESVGPLLTGKKVFEANPLVIELLAEKGVLLNDKSDKVEHSYPHCWRCHNPVILSATFQWFIPLDKPVQGDTSYRQQVLNEVDRVQWVPSWGHSRIRGMLETRPDWCISRQRTWGVPIPIAYCEGCDESVISAELMEKVADAVEKEGAGVWYRTPVKEFLPAGYTCQKCGKAEFRRETDILDVWFDSACAFSAVSERRQRVPADLFLEGSDQHRGWFHSSILVAVGTRNMSPYKTCLTHGFVVDGKGEKMSKSLGNTVAPEKLIQQYGAEVLRLWVASSDYRNDVRLSDQIMKGLSEGYRKIRNTIRYALSNLYDFEPERDAVPADKLLPLDTWARGRLAEVVARVRKAYDAYEFHLVYATVVDFCAGDLSAVYFDILKDRLYTSKATGHARRSAQTVLHEVSTVLLQLLAPVMSFTSEEAWQYLPGKKAESVYLTDFPEPAVKPDAALSERYEKLFAVRGAVQGLLEAARRDKMIGASLEARVVLSASGKALEFLKTNAAELPGLFIVSQVELADAAGEKAQALNVAQALGEDVKAEVLTAKGEKCPRCWTYSEKVASGAPVCEKCQEALS